GATCAATGTGGTTGAAAGTAAAGTGGCAGATTTATCCGGTTACGACCTGACAGGGTTTGCATCCGGTACATATTTCGGTAAATTCAGCAGGGAAGTTATGGATTTTGCCAGGAACAACCTGCCGGTTAAAAAAAGAGTATTTCTTATAAATACCTATGGTGCTAATAGAGGCAACACAAAGGAGATGAAACGGATCATCGAAGAAAAGTCCGGCCAGTTGCTTGGAACCTATGGATGCAAAGGTTTTGACACATTTGGCCCTCTTAAACTTATCGGTGGAATCGCAAAAGGACATCCGGATGAAAATGATATAAAGGGCGCAATAGAGTTTTTTAAGGAGATTGTTCAAAAATAAAGTAGCAATTTTACTGCAGGTAAAGACAGAAATGAAGTTTCAAGAGCACTCGGTTCATAAAAAAAAGCAGCGGTCTTATTCTGGAGCTTCTTGCGCAGGATAAGGCCGCTGTAATGTAAACAGACAGATTTAGAGTTTGAAGAAAGCATCAATCTTACTGGCGATATCATCACCAGTCA
The Fibrobacter sp. DNA segment above includes these coding regions:
- a CDS encoding flavodoxin; translation: MKVAIAYYSQHHGNTKKLLDAIKEKYDITLINVVESKVADLSGYDLTGFASGTYFGKFSREVMDFARNNLPVKKRVFLINTYGANRGNTKEMKRIIEEKSGQLLGTYGCKGFDTFGPLKLIGGIAKGHPDENDIKGAIEFFKEIVQK